One segment of Ficedula albicollis isolate OC2 chromosome 2, FicAlb1.5, whole genome shotgun sequence DNA contains the following:
- the GHRHR gene encoding growth hormone-releasing hormone receptor produces the protein MNSCSLYHCALHTLSLAVLVAGSVHPECDFMVELKKKEAECLEAPQEHGNATSPGCKRTWDKLLCWPEAAAGETLALPCPNILFHFMKEPAGMIKRNCTKKGWSDPFPPYHVACPVEDEIPLEEQSYFSTIKIIYTVGYSVSITSLIIAVTVLIAFRRLRCPRNYIHVQLFFTFILKAIAIFIKDAVLFQQESIDHCSFSTTQCKISVVFCHYFMMTNFMWLLVEALYLNCLLLSSLSHGRKYFWWLVLFGWGFPTLFTLMWILTKFYFEDTACWDINQGSPYWWLIKGPIIISVGVNFVLFINIIRILLKKLDPRQINFNNSSQYRRLSRSTLLLIPLFGTHYIVFNFLPEYTSLGVRLYLELCIGSFQGFIVAVLYCFLNQEVQTEIGRRWHGKRFGFVPVWRRTRWTVPSSSGVKMTTSVC, from the exons GTTGCTGGAAGTGTCCACCCAGAATGTGATTTTATGGTagagctgaagaaaaaggaggCTGAATGTCTGGAGGCCCCACAGGAGCATGGAAATGCAACATCACCAG GTTGCAAGAGAACTTGGGACAAATTGCTGTGCtggccagaggcagctgctggagagactCTTGCCTTACCATGTCCAAACATCCTCTTTCACTTCATGAAGGAGCCAG CTGGGATGATAAAACGAAACTGCACAAAAAAGGGCTGGTCTGACCCATTCCCTCCCTACCATGTGGCCTGTCCAGTGGAAGATGAGATTCCTCTTGAAGAA CAATCCTACTTTTCTACTATAAAGATCATCTACACCGTGGGGTACAGCGTGTCCATCACCTCCCTCATCATTGCTGTGACAGTTCTTATTGCATTCAG gagGCTTCGCTGTCCCAGGAATTACATCCATGTCCAGCTCTTTTTCACATTCATCCTAAAGGCTATTGCCATTTTCATTAAGGACGCTgtccttttccagcaggaaagcATTGATCACTGCAGCTTCTCTACA ACCCAATGCAAGATCTCCGTGGTTTTCTGTCACTACTTCATGATGACCAATTTCATGTGGCTGCTGGTGGAGGCTCTCTACCTAAATTGCCTGCTGCTCTCATCCCTTTCTCatgggagaaaatatttttggtggCTGGTTCTCTTTGGCTGGG GTTTTCCAACACTTTTCACCCTTATGTGGATATTGACAAAATTCTACTTTGAAGACACAGC ATGCTGGGATATTAATCAAGGCTCTCCTTATTGGTGGCTAATCAAAGGCCCAATTATAATTTCTGTGGGG GTAAATTTTGTCCTATTTATCAACATCATCagaattttgctgaaaaaactAGACCCCAGACAAATTAACTTCAATAATTCTTCTCAGTACAG ACGTCTCTCAAGGTCAACTCTGCTTCTAATTCCATTATTTGGAACCCATTACATTGTCTTCAACTTCCTCCCAGAATACACCAGCCTGGGGGTTCGCCTCTACTTGGAGCTCTGCATTGGATCTTTTCAG GGGTTTATTGTGGCGGTTCTCTATTGTTTCCTGAACCAAGAG GTGCAAACGGAGATCGGCCGGAGGTGGCACGGGAAGAGGTTTGGGTTTGTGCCAGTGTGGAGGAGAACCAGGTGGACTGTgccatccagctctggggtgaaAATGACCACTTCTGTGTGCTGA